A genomic window from Sphingobacteriales bacterium includes:
- the nuoH gene encoding NADH-quinone oxidoreductase subunit NuoH, with protein sequence MAIFILYKTILVLLVFLISLGVAAYSTYAERKVAAFMQDRIGPDRAGPFGILQPMADGLKMFMKEEIIPTVSNKFLFILGPSLAMLTALMTGVVVPWGGNINIGDYSFPLQIADINIGILYVFGVVSFGVYGIMIGGWASNNKYSMLGALRASSQMISYEIAMGLALVALIMKTGSLSLGEIVRQQDGTMWNVVYQPLGFLIFLICAFAETNRAPFDLPECETELVGGYHTEYSSMKLGFYLFAEYINIFISSAIISSLYFGGYNIPFQNHLPIDGNVLSILQFAFFFGKIIFFIFFFMWVRWTIPRFRYDQLMNLGWKILIPLAIFNILATGVLMYALGKV encoded by the coding sequence ATGGCGATATTTATCCTGTATAAAACTATTTTGGTACTGTTGGTATTCCTGATATCATTGGGTGTTGCAGCCTATTCAACGTATGCAGAAAGGAAAGTGGCGGCATTTATGCAGGATAGAATCGGTCCGGACAGAGCCGGTCCGTTTGGTATCCTGCAGCCGATGGCGGACGGTTTGAAGATGTTTATGAAAGAAGAAATCATTCCGACCGTATCTAATAAATTCTTGTTTATTTTAGGGCCGAGCCTGGCTATGCTCACCGCATTGATGACGGGCGTGGTGGTGCCGTGGGGCGGCAATATCAATATCGGCGATTATTCATTTCCATTGCAGATTGCGGATATCAATATCGGCATTCTCTATGTTTTTGGCGTGGTGTCTTTTGGCGTATATGGTATCATGATTGGCGGGTGGGCATCGAATAATAAATACTCCATGCTCGGTGCTTTGCGCGCTTCCTCTCAGATGATCAGCTATGAAATCGCTATGGGTTTAGCCCTGGTGGCGTTGATAATGAAAACAGGTTCCTTGAGCCTGGGTGAAATCGTGCGGCAGCAGGATGGAACCATGTGGAATGTCGTTTATCAGCCGTTGGGATTTTTAATCTTTCTGATATGTGCATTTGCAGAAACGAATCGGGCTCCTTTTGACTTGCCGGAATGTGAAACGGAACTGGTAGGCGGTTATCATACCGAATATTCATCCATGAAACTCGGTTTTTATCTGTTTGCGGAATACATCAACATATTTATCTCGTCTGCGATTATCTCTTCGCTGTATTTCGGTGGCTATAATATTCCGTTTCAAAATCATTTACCGATAGACGGAAATGTCTTGTCTATATTGCAATTTGCATTCTTCTTTGGGAAAATCATCTTCTTTATCTTCTTTTTTATGTGGGTGAGATGGACGATTCCAAGGTTCAGGTATGACCAGCTGATGAATTTAGGTTGGAAAATTTTAATTCCTTTGGCAATATTCAATATTCTGGCAACAGGTGTGCTGATGTATGCGTTGGGAAAGGTTTAG
- the nuoK gene encoding NADH-quinone oxidoreductase subunit NuoK translates to MKEVIIGIPIQWYIYLAVTLFCIGVLGVLFRRNAIIIFMCIELMLNAVNLLMVAFSRYLGDSSGQVFVFFIMVVAAAEVAVGLAILMMIYRNTKSTDIDALNKLKW, encoded by the coding sequence ATGAAAGAAGTAATAATAGGTATTCCGATTCAGTGGTACATTTATCTCGCTGTAACACTTTTCTGTATTGGCGTATTAGGCGTTCTGTTCAGACGAAATGCCATTATCATTTTCATGTGTATTGAGCTGATGCTGAATGCCGTCAACTTGCTGATGGTGGCTTTTTCCAGATACCTGGGCGACAGCAGCGGACAGGTGTTCGTGTTCTTCATTATGGTAGTGGCTGCAGCGGAAGTGGCGGTAGGTTTGGCTATTTTGATGATGATATACCGGAATACCAAATCGACCGATATTGATGCATTAAATAAACTGAAGTGGTAA
- a CDS encoding NADH-quinone oxidoreductase subunit M produces MLVLLLVILPVLFVFSTLFLNEKQAKNNALLGTVVTLGVGLYIFSQFKSNPASADFIFHTDWVQALGADFFLKVDGINIILVLLTVLLLPFIIQSTEGRTIKNPKAYFSLILLMQSALLGVFLAKDALLFYVFWELALLPIYLIALIWGGAGRQKITFKFFVYTLFGSLFMLLAIIFVWMHNPDRSFSMNAFYQVGAQLTAKEQLLVFIAFYLAFAIKIPIFPLHTWQPDTYVNAPTQGTMLLSGIMLKMGAFALIVWLIPVVPLGWQLASKYVITLSVISVVYGSLMALTQKDFKRMLAYSSLGHVGLIAAGIFSWNLQGVQGALYQMLSHGINVVALFYVCDIIFSKMKTDTMHQLGGIRNVSREFSVLFLIVLLGSIAMPLTNGFVGEFLLLHGIFQYNMMAALFGGLTVILGAVYMLRAYQAMMHGESNSLTQTFGEISKDEKMILAGFAVLVIFFGLFPNTILDVSEQPVKQLIDHVHSVTANSVQ; encoded by the coding sequence ATGTTAGTATTACTCTTGGTCATATTACCGGTGCTTTTCGTTTTCTCAACGTTGTTTCTGAATGAGAAACAGGCAAAAAATAACGCCCTGTTAGGTACGGTGGTGACGTTAGGTGTGGGTCTGTATATCTTCAGTCAGTTTAAGTCAAATCCGGCATCTGCGGATTTCATCTTTCATACAGATTGGGTACAGGCTTTAGGTGCTGACTTTTTTCTCAAGGTTGACGGAATTAATATCATTCTGGTATTACTGACGGTTTTATTGCTGCCTTTCATTATTCAAAGTACGGAAGGAAGAACCATTAAAAATCCGAAAGCCTATTTTAGTTTAATCCTGCTGATGCAAAGTGCCTTATTAGGGGTGTTTTTGGCTAAAGATGCCTTGTTGTTTTACGTGTTCTGGGAACTGGCCTTGCTGCCCATTTATCTGATTGCACTGATATGGGGAGGAGCTGGCAGACAAAAAATCACCTTTAAGTTTTTCGTTTATACACTATTCGGTAGTTTATTCATGCTGCTGGCTATCATATTTGTATGGATGCATAATCCGGACAGAAGTTTCAGCATGAACGCATTTTATCAGGTAGGTGCGCAGTTGACAGCAAAGGAGCAGTTACTGGTGTTTATCGCCTTTTACCTTGCCTTTGCCATCAAAATACCGATCTTTCCGCTGCATACCTGGCAGCCGGATACCTACGTCAATGCACCTACACAAGGTACCATGCTTTTGTCGGGTATTATGTTGAAAATGGGCGCTTTTGCATTGATCGTTTGGCTGATACCGGTGGTGCCGCTGGGCTGGCAGCTTGCATCCAAATACGTTATTACACTAAGTGTGATAAGTGTAGTCTACGGATCCCTTATGGCATTGACACAAAAAGACTTTAAACGCATGCTGGCGTATTCATCGCTCGGGCATGTCGGATTGATTGCTGCCGGTATTTTTTCCTGGAATCTTCAGGGGGTACAGGGTGCACTTTATCAGATGCTTTCTCATGGTATCAATGTGGTCGCCTTATTTTATGTGTGCGATATCATTTTCAGTAAAATGAAAACGGATACGATGCATCAGTTAGGCGGTATCCGAAATGTATCACGGGAATTCAGCGTCCTGTTTCTGATTGTATTGCTCGGAAGTATAGCCATGCCGCTGACCAATGGTTTTGTCGGGGAGTTCCTGCTGCTGCATGGTATTTTTCAGTATAATATGATGGCGGCTCTCTTTGGGGGGTTGACCGTTATTCTGGGAGCAGTGTATATGCTGCGCGCCTATCAGGCGATGATGCACGGTGAATCGAACAGCCTGACACAAACGTTTGGTGAAATCAGTAAAGATGAAAAGATGATACTGGCCGGATTTGCGGTATTAGTGATATTCTTCGGATTGTTTCCAAATACCATACTGGATGTATCTGAACAACCGGTAAAACAATTAATTGATCATGTACACAGTGTTACAGCTAATTCAGTACAATAA
- the fumC gene encoding class II fumarate hydratase, with translation MEYRIEKDTMGQVKVPAHVYYGAQTQRSIDNFQIAQDINKMPKEIIRAFAYLKKAAAITNYKAKVLEKQKCETIGKVCDEILAGKLDDQFPLVVWQTGSGTQSNMNCNEVIAYRGHVLLGGQLTDEKKLINPNDGVNKSHSSNDTFPTAMYIAAYTILMETTIPGIKKLRNTLAKKSKEFSKIVKIGRTHFMDATPLTLGQEFSGYVSQLDHGLKAVENSLDHLAELALGGTAVGTGINTPKGYAKNVAKEIANLTGLPFVTANNKFESLAAHDAIVEAHGALKTVAVSLMKIGNDIRMLSSGPRCGIGEIHIPDNEPGSSIMPGKVNPTQCEAMTMVAAQVLGNDVAINIGGSNGHFELNVFKPVMIYNFLHSARLIGDVCVSFNDKCATGIEPLHGNIKRNLENSLMLVTALNTKIGYYKSAEIAQTAHKNNATLKETAIKLGYVTAKQFDEWVKPEDMIGGLK, from the coding sequence ATGGAATACAGAATAGAAAAAGACACAATGGGTCAGGTGAAGGTACCTGCACATGTTTATTACGGAGCGCAGACACAGCGTTCCATCGACAACTTTCAGATTGCACAGGATATCAATAAAATGCCGAAGGAAATCATCCGGGCATTTGCTTACCTGAAGAAAGCGGCAGCCATTACCAACTACAAAGCCAAGGTGCTGGAAAAGCAAAAGTGTGAAACGATCGGTAAGGTGTGCGATGAGATCCTGGCGGGTAAGCTGGATGACCAGTTTCCACTGGTGGTTTGGCAGACGGGTTCCGGAACGCAATCAAACATGAATTGCAATGAAGTGATTGCTTACCGTGGCCATGTCCTGTTAGGCGGTCAGTTAACGGATGAAAAGAAGTTAATCAACCCGAATGATGGTGTCAATAAATCCCATTCATCCAACGATACGTTTCCAACCGCCATGTACATTGCGGCTTATACCATTTTAATGGAGACGACCATCCCGGGCATCAAGAAATTGAGAAATACGCTGGCTAAAAAATCAAAAGAGTTTTCCAAAATTGTAAAAATAGGCCGTACGCATTTTATGGATGCCACACCGCTTACGTTGGGGCAGGAGTTTTCAGGTTATGTGTCTCAACTGGATCACGGTCTGAAAGCGGTTGAAAATTCCCTGGACCATTTAGCCGAGCTGGCATTAGGCGGAACGGCAGTGGGAACGGGTATCAATACCCCTAAGGGATATGCAAAAAATGTAGCGAAGGAAATTGCGAATTTAACCGGACTACCTTTTGTTACGGCGAATAATAAATTTGAATCCTTAGCGGCGCACGATGCCATTGTGGAAGCACATGGAGCATTGAAAACGGTGGCGGTTTCCCTGATGAAAATCGGGAATGATATCCGTATGCTGTCCTCCGGACCGCGCTGCGGCATCGGCGAGATTCATATCCCGGATAACGAACCGGGATCCTCCATCATGCCTGGAAAAGTAAACCCTACACAATGTGAAGCTATGACGATGGTGGCTGCACAGGTGCTGGGAAATGATGTAGCCATCAATATCGGCGGCAGCAACGGCCATTTTGAATTAAACGTCTTTAAGCCGGTGATGATTTATAATTTCCTGCACAGTGCCCGGTTAATCGGAGATGTATGTGTGTCGTTCAATGATAAATGTGCAACGGGAATCGAGCCATTGCACGGCAACATCAAAAGGAATCTGGAAAATTCACTGATGCTGGTAACGGCACTGAATACAAAAATCGGGTATTACAAATCGGCTGAAATTGCACAGACCGCCCACAAGAATAATGCAACGCTGAAAGAGACAGCCATTAAATTGGGGTATGTCACCGCAAAACAGTTTGACGAATGGGTGAAGCCGGAAGATATGATTGGCGGGCTGAAATAG
- a CDS encoding enoyl-CoA hydratase/isomerase family protein, whose translation MEFKNLLWEITDNILHLTINRADKLNALNGATIVEIQTAFEEARKTHGLKGVILTGAGEKAFVAGADIAEFQTLDIQQAKLLAQRGHDIFFSIEHMPVPVIAVVNGFALGGGCELSMACHMRIATSNAKFGQPEVNLGIIAGYGGTQRLIQYIGKAKALELHLTADLIDAQTALNLGLVNYVEQDKVSAIEKAVSIIHKIATKGPVAVAKVIECTNAYFKEGVDGFAYEVNAFGDLFKTEDVKEGVAAFLEKRKPDFKEEGKGGGRENQTPPFLCFFFFSFKKKTKKKNTEARKREKPKNKK comes from the coding sequence ATGGAATTCAAGAATTTATTATGGGAAATTACGGATAATATTCTCCATCTGACGATTAACCGTGCTGACAAGCTGAATGCCTTGAACGGAGCAACCATTGTGGAAATTCAGACGGCATTTGAAGAAGCGAGGAAAACACACGGATTAAAGGGTGTAATCCTGACGGGCGCCGGAGAGAAAGCATTCGTGGCGGGTGCCGACATCGCTGAGTTCCAGACGCTGGATATTCAGCAGGCGAAGTTGCTGGCACAGCGCGGTCATGATATCTTCTTTTCCATTGAGCATATGCCCGTTCCGGTCATTGCGGTGGTCAACGGGTTTGCTTTAGGCGGCGGATGTGAGCTTTCCATGGCCTGTCATATGCGTATCGCCACGTCCAATGCAAAATTCGGACAGCCGGAAGTCAATTTGGGAATCATTGCAGGATACGGCGGCACACAGCGCCTGATACAATATATTGGTAAGGCAAAGGCATTGGAATTGCACCTGACAGCGGATCTGATTGATGCGCAAACGGCATTGAATCTGGGATTGGTGAATTACGTGGAACAGGATAAAGTTTCCGCCATAGAAAAAGCAGTATCCATAATCCATAAAATAGCCACCAAAGGGCCGGTTGCAGTGGCAAAAGTCATTGAATGCACCAATGCTTATTTCAAGGAAGGAGTGGATGGATTTGCCTATGAAGTCAATGCCTTCGGCGATTTGTTTAAAACAGAAGACGTGAAAGAAGGGGTGGCGGCTTTCCTGGAAAAACGCAAACCTGATTTTAAGGAGGAAGGAAAAGGGGGGGGAAGGGAAAACCAAACCCCCCCCTTTCTTTGTTTTTTTTTTTTTTCCTTTAAAAAAAAAACAAAAAAAAAAAACACCGAGGCGCGAAAGAGAGAAAAACCAAAAAACAAAAAATAA
- a CDS encoding OmpA family protein yields the protein MKKVGIVLIALIALSSCVSKKKFQATQLDKDKLEQALRQTTSDLAECEKKFGQKSGDYDALSAELAKAKSKIEELLKEVDFQKSTNGKLLDQLTNLSVISKEGAESIKKSLETIDKQSRDISLLNAQIRSKDSLNLVLVLNLKRSLVDVNDTDVNVRVDKGVVLISLSDGMLYKSGSAEISSRAGAILEKISRVINDYKTFDVLIEGNTDNVQIATACMADNWDWSVKRATCVARGLQLKDGVDPGRMIAGGRSEYYPKVANDTPANRTVNRRTEIIIMPKLDEFFKLLEVKQ from the coding sequence ATGAAAAAAGTTGGAATTGTATTGATAGCATTGATTGCCTTGTCTTCCTGTGTAAGCAAGAAGAAGTTTCAGGCGACTCAGCTGGATAAGGATAAACTCGAGCAGGCTCTGCGCCAGACAACGTCTGATCTTGCTGAGTGTGAGAAAAAGTTTGGTCAGAAATCCGGTGATTATGATGCACTGTCGGCAGAATTGGCTAAAGCAAAATCGAAAATCGAAGAGCTGTTGAAAGAAGTGGACTTTCAGAAATCTACTAATGGTAAATTGCTTGATCAGCTGACAAATTTGTCCGTTATCAGCAAGGAAGGAGCGGAAAGCATCAAAAAATCACTGGAAACGATTGATAAACAAAGCAGGGATATCAGCTTGTTGAATGCCCAGATCCGTTCTAAGGATTCATTGAATCTGGTCTTGGTGTTGAATTTAAAACGTTCCCTGGTAGATGTGAATGATACCGATGTGAACGTGAGAGTGGACAAAGGAGTGGTGTTGATTTCATTGTCAGATGGAATGCTCTATAAATCCGGCAGTGCTGAAATATCATCGAGAGCGGGCGCCATTCTGGAGAAAATTTCAAGGGTGATCAACGATTACAAAACCTTTGATGTGCTGATTGAAGGAAATACCGACAATGTTCAGATTGCCACTGCCTGTATGGCGGACAACTGGGATTGGAGTGTAAAACGCGCCACTTGCGTTGCACGTGGATTGCAGTTGAAAGACGGCGTCGATCCGGGCAGAATGATTGCCGGCGGCCGTTCCGAATATTATCCTAAAGTGGCCAATGATACGCCTGCGAACAGAACAGTCAACCGACGTACGGAGATTATCATCATGCCAAAACTGGATGAGTTTTTTAAATTGTTAGAAGTAAAACAATAA
- a CDS encoding NADH-quinone oxidoreductase subunit I, translating to MQLTNRKKVVVKKEMSLVEQLYLPAIANGMTITFRHLFKKPATVRYPEVKREISGTYRGQHVLKRDENGAERCTACGLCAVACPAEAITMDAAERRKGDEHLYREEKYAAVYEINMLRCIFCGLCEEACPKEAIFLTDRIVPVSGNRKDMVYGKDKLVEDVNHPIDLSERQTPEVVEFKKDKTKYHNQTWKDRGNLLNENKHH from the coding sequence ATGCAACTTACGAACAGAAAAAAGGTAGTAGTAAAAAAAGAAATGAGCCTGGTAGAGCAGTTATACCTGCCTGCCATAGCAAATGGTATGACTATTACGTTCAGGCATTTATTTAAAAAACCGGCTACTGTCAGATATCCGGAAGTAAAAAGAGAAATCTCCGGCACCTACAGGGGGCAGCATGTACTGAAAAGAGATGAAAACGGTGCTGAACGCTGTACGGCCTGCGGATTGTGCGCAGTGGCCTGCCCGGCAGAAGCCATTACGATGGATGCAGCAGAACGCAGGAAAGGGGATGAGCATTTATACAGGGAAGAAAAGTATGCGGCTGTTTATGAAATCAATATGCTGAGATGTATTTTCTGCGGGTTGTGTGAAGAAGCATGTCCGAAAGAAGCCATCTTCCTGACGGACAGGATAGTTCCCGTTTCAGGTAACAGAAAAGATATGGTATATGGCAAAGATAAACTGGTGGAAGATGTAAATCATCCAATCGATTTATCGGAAAGGCAAACACCGGAAGTAGTGGAGTTTAAAAAAGACAAAACTAAATATCATAATCAAACCTGGAAAGACAGGGGAAACTTATTAAACGAAAACAAACATCATTAA
- a CDS encoding NADH-quinone oxidoreductase subunit N — MKELLLLSGLGIAALVFEILNIRKLILPFAIVGLLVNIGFCFNDFGTNENIYGMLVLDKIPLAFTILFSFIAILWLIFSFNYIKNDHSQSDHYSLVLFSLVGVFILSSYTHLAMLFLGVEILSIPVYVLAGSNKRSLNSNEAAFKYFILGSFASGFLLLGITFVYGAIGSFKLMQIVSTSMSTYGISQQLLMVGLVLILFALAFKMSAVPFHFWTPDVYTGAPTVITAFMATIVKIGAIVGFYRLFSVVISFYTTYNIILLVISTLTIVLGNVIAATQSNTKRMLAYSSIGHAGFIILGITVLSPSTTYVTWHYLLAYTLSSLAAFWVFYLVSEQAEQEEEISIFKGLVKRNPVLAGSMTIALLSMAGIPPLSGFFAKYFILVNVLASGKTMIAVIAILASLIGVYYYFKIIIAMFSMDAEGTTPIRISGFNTIALLLITALIILAGIIPDIILRFVFR, encoded by the coding sequence ATGAAAGAGTTATTATTATTATCGGGATTGGGAATCGCAGCGCTGGTATTCGAGATACTGAATATCCGTAAGCTGATACTGCCCTTTGCTATTGTCGGATTGCTGGTCAATATCGGCTTTTGCTTCAACGACTTCGGTACCAATGAAAATATTTACGGCATGCTGGTTCTGGATAAGATTCCGCTGGCCTTCACCATATTATTTTCTTTCATTGCCATTTTGTGGTTGATCTTCTCCTTTAATTACATAAAGAATGACCATAGCCAATCAGATCATTATTCTTTGGTGCTGTTTTCCCTGGTGGGTGTGTTCATTTTAAGTTCCTATACCCATCTTGCGATGTTGTTTCTCGGTGTCGAGATATTGTCCATTCCTGTATATGTACTGGCAGGTAGCAATAAGCGAAGCCTGAATTCAAACGAAGCGGCTTTCAAGTATTTTATCTTAGGCTCTTTTGCAAGCGGCTTTTTGCTGCTGGGTATCACCTTTGTGTACGGCGCCATCGGTAGTTTTAAGCTGATGCAGATTGTATCGACCTCCATGTCCACTTATGGAATCAGCCAGCAACTGCTGATGGTCGGACTGGTGTTGATTTTGTTTGCGCTCGCATTTAAAATGTCGGCAGTCCCATTTCATTTCTGGACACCGGATGTGTACACAGGTGCGCCAACTGTCATTACGGCCTTCATGGCAACTATTGTCAAGATTGGAGCCATCGTCGGTTTTTACAGGCTCTTCAGTGTTGTCATTTCTTTCTATACCACTTACAATATCATATTGCTGGTCATTTCCACGCTTACGATTGTGCTGGGCAATGTTATTGCAGCCACCCAATCCAATACAAAGCGTATGCTGGCATATTCCAGCATCGGCCATGCCGGTTTTATTATTTTGGGAATAACCGTTCTGAGTCCTTCCACCACCTATGTCACCTGGCATTATTTACTGGCTTATACGCTTTCCAGCCTTGCAGCCTTCTGGGTGTTTTACCTGGTGTCTGAACAGGCGGAGCAGGAAGAGGAAATCTCCATCTTTAAAGGGCTGGTGAAGCGCAATCCGGTTTTGGCGGGTTCCATGACCATTGCCTTGTTATCCATGGCCGGAATACCGCCTCTGTCCGGATTTTTTGCCAAGTATTTTATATTGGTAAATGTTCTGGCGAGCGGTAAAACCATGATTGCGGTGATAGCCATATTGGCCTCTTTAATCGGCGTGTATTATTATTTCAAAATCATCATTGCGATGTTCAGCATGGATGCCGAAGGCACGACACCAATAAGAATATCAGGCTTTAACACCATTGCCCTGTTGCTTATTACTGCATTGATTATTCTGGCAGGTATCATTCCGGATATCATTCTACGCTTTGTATTCAGATAA
- a CDS encoding NADH-quinone oxidoreductase subunit J, whose protein sequence is MHLSQYLFFFLSFVAVLSALMVIFDKNPVHSVLYLVVTFFAIAGHFLILNAQFLAVVHIIVYAGAIMVLFLYVIMMLNLNKEIEPHKKNIPKVAAAVSAGLLLVCLVALLKGAETGMLPSAQNSNIGLVENLGKVLFKEYMLPFEISSILFLSAMVGAVFLSKKDIH, encoded by the coding sequence ATGCATCTATCGCAGTATTTATTTTTCTTTTTATCCTTTGTGGCTGTGCTGAGTGCGCTTATGGTCATATTCGATAAAAATCCGGTACACTCTGTTTTGTATTTGGTGGTCACTTTTTTCGCCATCGCCGGCCATTTCCTGATTTTAAATGCACAGTTTCTTGCGGTAGTGCATATTATCGTATATGCCGGCGCTATCATGGTACTGTTTTTATATGTCATCATGATGTTGAATCTGAACAAAGAAATTGAACCGCATAAGAAAAATATACCGAAGGTCGCTGCTGCCGTCTCGGCCGGATTGTTGCTGGTTTGTCTTGTCGCCCTGTTGAAAGGGGCTGAAACAGGTATGCTTCCATCCGCACAAAACAGCAATATCGGGTTGGTGGAGAATCTAGGAAAAGTATTATTTAAGGAATATATGCTTCCGTTTGAAATTTCGTCGATACTTTTTTTGTCGGCCATGGTAGGAGCGGTGTTCCTGAGTAAAAAAGATATACATTGA
- the nuoL gene encoding NADH-quinone oxidoreductase subunit L — MQQLVYLIPLFPLVSFTIISLLGKKLPKHITTYLAPGSILASFLVAVLLFFSQLSDNQAVTVPLMNWISVGDFHADFSFLVDSLSVIFLLVITGVGFLIHVYSAGYMHDEKDYNRYFSYLNLFVFFMLLLVLGDNFLLMFVGWEGVGLCSYLLIGFWFKNIRYSNAANKAFIMNRIGDLGFLLGIILTFGVFGSINYHHVFGEVGNVVVDGKLVTLITMLLFVGAMGKSAQIPLYTWLPDAMAGPTPVSALIHAATMVTAGIYMVARCGTLFSAAPLTMEIISIVGIATALLSASIALFQNDIKKVLAYSTVSQLGLIFCALGVGAFSAGVFHVVTHAFFKALLFLGAGSVIHGMSGDQDIRNMGGLKNKMPLTYVTFMIAAIAIAGIPPFAGFFSKDQMLAELFVHSKILFALALLVSLMTAFYMFRLFFLTFFGEFRGNDIQKNHVHESPKSMTVPLMVLAGLSVVAGFIGFPHELGHALNIHHWLDGFLAASVQMNEAEISLNTELLLMGVTVVLILGIILWTRIIFIAKKQIPQDDDAPISLFKEIIYHKYYIDEIYEAVVVKPLNRIAGLLYGFVERSGIDAMVNGIGSSVVNWSQLLRLTQTGSIGFYAIAMVLSMIGLILLMFIKI; from the coding sequence ATGCAGCAATTAGTCTATCTTATTCCTTTATTTCCGTTGGTGAGTTTTACCATCATCTCTTTGTTGGGCAAAAAATTACCAAAGCATATCACCACCTATCTGGCACCCGGAAGTATACTGGCTTCTTTCCTTGTAGCAGTACTGCTTTTCTTTTCTCAGCTTTCTGACAATCAGGCCGTCACCGTGCCTTTGATGAACTGGATAAGTGTAGGAGATTTTCATGCAGACTTTTCATTTTTGGTAGATTCATTGTCTGTCATTTTTCTGCTGGTTATCACAGGAGTCGGATTTCTGATTCATGTCTATTCCGCCGGATACATGCACGATGAGAAAGATTACAACCGCTATTTTTCCTATCTGAACCTTTTTGTCTTCTTTATGCTTTTACTGGTATTGGGAGATAACTTCCTGCTGATGTTTGTAGGATGGGAAGGGGTTGGGCTTTGCTCTTATCTTTTAATTGGATTTTGGTTTAAAAATATCAGATACAGCAACGCTGCTAATAAAGCATTTATCATGAACCGCATCGGTGATTTGGGGTTCCTGCTGGGTATCATCCTCACGTTCGGCGTTTTTGGCAGTATCAATTATCACCATGTGTTTGGTGAGGTGGGTAATGTTGTGGTAGACGGAAAGCTGGTGACACTGATAACCATGTTGTTGTTTGTCGGTGCCATGGGTAAATCCGCACAGATACCATTATACACCTGGCTGCCGGATGCAATGGCTGGCCCGACACCCGTATCTGCCCTGATTCACGCTGCCACAATGGTGACAGCCGGAATTTATATGGTTGCCAGATGCGGAACCTTATTCAGCGCCGCGCCGCTGACGATGGAAATTATTTCCATCGTGGGAATTGCAACGGCTTTATTATCCGCCTCCATTGCCTTGTTTCAGAATGATATTAAAAAAGTGCTGGCATATTCGACGGTATCCCAGTTAGGACTGATATTCTGTGCATTGGGCGTTGGCGCATTTTCCGCCGGTGTATTTCACGTTGTCACGCATGCATTCTTTAAGGCCTTGCTATTCCTCGGTGCCGGCAGTGTGATTCACGGTATGAGCGGTGATCAGGATATACGCAATATGGGCGGATTGAAAAATAAAATGCCCCTTACCTACGTTACCTTCATGATAGCTGCCATAGCCATTGCAGGCATTCCGCCGTTTGCGGGTTTCTTCTCCAAAGACCAGATGCTGGCTGAACTGTTTGTACACAGTAAGATATTGTTTGCTTTGGCATTGCTGGTATCATTGATGACGGCTTTTTATATGTTCCGTTTGTTCTTCCTGACTTTCTTCGGGGAATTTCGGGGAAATGATATCCAGAAAAACCATGTACATGAATCGCCTAAAAGCATGACGGTTCCATTGATGGTTTTAGCGGGGCTTTCTGTTGTTGCCGGTTTTATTGGATTCCCGCATGAGCTTGGCCATGCATTGAATATCCATCATTGGCTGGATGGTTTCCTGGCCGCTTCTGTCCAAATGAATGAGGCTGAAATTTCGCTGAATACGGAATTACTTTTGATGGGCGTAACGGTGGTTCTGATTTTAGGAATCATACTATGGACCAGAATAATATTCATCGCGAAAAAACAAATCCCGCAGGATGATGATGCGCCGATATCCTTATTTAAGGAAATTATTTACCACAAATACTATATCGATGAGATTTATGAAGCGGTTGTTGTAAAGCCGTTGAATAGAATTGCCGGACTGTTGTACGGGTTTGTGGAGCGATCAGGGATTGATGCCATGGTAAATGGAATAGGCTCTTCCGTCGTGAACTGGAGCCAGTTATTAAGGCTGACACAAACGGGCAGTATAGGATTTTATGCTATTGCGATGGTGTTGAGTATGATAGGTTTGATATTATTAATGTTTATAAAAATTTAA